AAACAGCGATACCAAGCTGTTAGATACATGACAGAATAGCAGAGCTCTCTATTTTCTGCCACTGACTTGAGTTTTTGTACATGAACCAGGAAgggggctggtgctgggtgAGCAGCCAGAAGGCTGCTGCCTCGTTACCTGCAGCGACAGGGTCATGGTGAGGAGTGCTAGCACCGAGCACATCAGCGTGTAtcctccccacagcagcaccttcCTCCCAAATCGCTCTATAAGGGTgctctgaaaaagagaaaatgtgtcAAATGAAAAAGTTCCTGCCTTTGCCCTGTGCTCTCATAGGCCTTATCTGAATAATACAGTCAGAAATCTGTGCCATCCAAGAGACTCTTAACTCCCGGCAAATTTTCTTAGCTTCAAAGCTGTATTTATTAGTCTTCCTTTGGCTGTCTTTAGACACTTCCCTTTCTTGCATGCTGGTATATGTCAGAttgtgcatgcacacatacacacatctAATCCCGACCACCAGCTGATGCAGCTCATCTAGGCTCCCGTTCCCTTGGAGCGGTGCCCCCAACTCTTTGGATCTGCTTGTCTTCTCACATAGCAGTTACTGGAGGAGTTGTTTgtaacagaatgaaaaagtattttatcagaataaaaatgagtCTAAATGCATCCAGTCATGCAAATACTGTGGGAAAAGAGCTGCCTTTCGTCCTGCATATGGTTTATAGAAGCAGGAAGATTTGTTTTAGGTTGTGCAAATCTTCCCCGAGCCCAGttataagaaaggaaaagtacaATTGTTTGACCACATTAAATTTTTCCTTCAAACTCCAGTCTGAGAAGACTTACACACAAGATAGAAGATAAGCATTCGCACAACCCAACGCCCAGGGACACGTATGGGATAAGGTACTCTTCAAACTTGGCTGTATGGAACACTTCGAAAGAATAGaagtaaatctgaaaaaaaggcagaggaaattGTGAAAAAAGACCACCTCCAAAGGTCACACCCAATGTAAATTATACTGAGTCTCTCATCAAACAGCAGCTCGGAGGGTTTTGCGATGCTGCCTAGAGGCTCTTGTTCTAGGGACAGAGAGCACTCAACTGCATTGATTCCACAGAGCTGCAGGGTGGTCATGACAGTCACCAGGATGTAAAGCTGCCAGCGCAGAGACCGCTCTTTTATGACTTCGAGGACGCGCAGGGTTTTAGTGCTTGTCACTGCAGCCTTCTCCTTCATAATGTCATCAATTTCTGCTTGATGGTCTCCTTCCCCCCAGAGCTTCCTAATGGCTGttggggagagagaggggagggcATTATGCTACCGGAACAGCTCATCGTGAGCGAGTACATGAAATCCTTCAGTCTGCCTCGCCGTTGgtgtgggtggtggtggtggttttgttagCTGCCTCTGTCATCTGGTTGGTGCTAGGCCAGCAGGCAAGTGGAAGAGTTTTGTCTCTCTGGTTGTCACTATAGAATATCTTTCAGCTGTTGAGTTGGCTTAATTGTACACAAAGTGAACTTCTAGGTTAGTTTTATTTAGTATGAATGAACTGTCTGAACCATTTCCTTCAAAGAAATATTACCAACAAAGTGAGACATACTAGTCATGGTGTTATATatctatctttcttttcttgactGATTAACTTAGTGTGAGTGAGCTTCCAGGTTAACACAGGTGTATTGCTCTAGGTACCTTAACTGTTTTATTTAGAAGTTAGCACTTTGCTGtacagctctgccctgctttCTTGACTTCTACACTTCTTGGCACTCTAACATGTGAAGTGAAGTGAATGAGGTGGCAAATTAGACACTCTACCTTTCCTGAAGGCTTCCTCATTACCCTTCTGGATCAGGAGGTAAGATGGTGAATCAGGGAAAAATGGGAGAGTAACCAGTTGAACCAATGCTGAAAGTCCACTAGATGCTAACAACCAGGGCCACAAAGCTTCGCTTCctaaaatctccctggaaagTGTATGTGAAACAAAATTATACTGAAATAATGGAATGAATGttcaggaacttttttttttctgagtggtGAGGATTGCTCAAATTCCACCTAAGGGTGCAGTGGAGCAAACACCTGAATGGATGATTTGGCAAATTTCACAAACGTGGCTATTTTACTtatgttaattttaaagaatttctgTTGGCatcttgaaataatttctaaagaTCATTAGGATCCAACATGATGTCTAAAGAGCTGATGAGACTGATTTGATCATTGTTTGACAACAGGACCAAAACATCTTGCTAAGGCTTTTCATGTAAATACAGTACATTTCTAAGAAGCCCCCTAGTAGAAAGGGAGTAGAcgggagaagaaaacaggaaattctTTCTCCTATATTTAAAGCAATGTCTGCCTCAAATTTGATCAAAATTTTTCTTCTGGCATAAGATAAGGCCTGTTCTGGGGAAGATGGAAAGATTTCTCAGACACTGACTAGGTGAGAGCATGGGGATGCAGAAAGATTGCCACTGCTTTTAGTGTACCCTGATAGAAAGATTGGAGAATTTACCTTAGTCCCACAACCTGTCCCGTGAGTTTTCCCAGtgtcagaaaaacagcaactgtGGAGTTCGTAAATCCGCGCAGTTTCTTGGGTGAAATCTCTCCTACATACTGAGGATGTATATTGAGAGAAAAACCTTTAAGATGGAAGAGGATAAATGACTATTAAAATGCTGAGGAAAGCTAAACTTTCTGATTCCATCCTCTCTTCCACTGTTTCCACTCACTCTGTTATTTGGATTAAAATTTCTTCCAAAAGGCCTGTTACATTTTCTGGGTACATTAAAATCATTATCCAAGAATGGCAATACCAGTAAAGGCAGGGACAGACCCTCCACAGGGTCTTGAGTGCATACCTGTACCAACACCATAGAGAAAGCGTCCAGCCAGGATCATCTCAAAGGACTTGGCTGTTTTACTGAAGGCCATGAGAAGTGCAGCTACCAGCATGATCAGGTTGGTGAACATCTGACacttttttctgaaacaaacaaacaaacccgAAACACGAGAATTTAGGGTGAAACGAGAATCTCTTGTACTCTTTGGACTAATTTTGCTGTGACAAGAAGCATGGTACAAccattcttgctttttttttgaggaatgGCTGAAATGATTTTGACTTTGAATAGCAAAAGTGGTTCTTTAAAATTTTGGGATCctttgtgtttgattttgtgAATATTTCTTAGCTTAGATTTTAAACAGTCAGAACACTTGGTCAGCATTTCCACGGTCCAAGTgggaaagagatgaaagaacTGGCCCAGGTTGTCACCAGGGTTTTTAAATGACTGGGACTCCTCATAAAACATCAGATTGATCCCCAGAAATAATCTGAGTTTATGGCTCCCATTTTCGAATGGCTCGTATTAAAGGCACTATTGGCCAAATGGATGTGGCCAGAGGTGATGGGAGATGGCAGAAAGCATTATTCAGAGGCATGACTCTCTGTGTAAACCGTGGGCTGCTGTGGTCATGACCTTGATGTCTCAGGTTCAAATCAGTCTTTTGCACTCAGTTGTTTTGCTGTGATGCTTGCTAGACAAGGGTCCTCTTGCACGCATTAAGAAGACACTTAATTCTCTTTAGAAGACACTGATTCAGCAATTGGTTATCACGTGCTGAACAGCCCATGGGAGAAGaacatgattttgttttcagtcttggGAGAGACCCTCGGAGTGTGGGATGAGGCAGTGTCCCACAAGAAATTTCTTGGGGGCACTTACCTGATAGGAAAGAACACAATTGCAGGCAGGCTAAGATGGTTTGTTGAGACCCATATGAGGGGCCTCTGGACCAGTGGGTTGTGGAGCAGATCTTTAAGTGGGTCACACCAAGCAGATAAGTTTGCCAATTTCTCTGCAAATGAAATTAGTGGTGTTACACACAGGCACTGAGAACAAACCAGACTGGGGAGGAATCCTTTCTCCAGCCATAGGGAAAGAGAGTTTGGGACTGATGGATGTGCTGGCACAGAAAATCAGTTTAGTCTGCAATCAAGCTGCTTTaagcaagaagaaaaggttTGCTCATTCACTTTGATGTTTCTCTATACTTCATGTACTGTGATTACTGAGCAAGAAACACTTACTTTCTGTACTTTGTAGTCAGGTAGCCACAGCAGAGGCTCCCCAGGAACCCTCCTATCCCATAAACAGACACAATGAAGGACCACAGCAGCATGATTGTCTCAGGATGGAGGGGAGAGCCATGGCGCTCTATCCAGGTTTCATTAATAAACTTCCTGatgtgctgaaaaataaaacggTGTTTGACTGGATAGTGGGTGGTGTCAGATTCCTTCATATTCTTTGGCTGTTGTACTTCAGTTCTAGCCTTTGGTTCTAATACTGGATTTCTTCTGAAACTAACTTCCTTGGGAAAATAGGTTAGCTGAGATCAAAATCTTCAAATTAGTGTCAGTCAGTAAACTCGAAAGACAAAAATTGTGCTTTTAGCATTCCTCCCCCTGTTTTAAAAAGTCGTATTTGATGAAATTCAGGAATTGTAGGAAGGCTTTGGAAGTGTATTAGCAGAGTGGCTCATCTTTTACaatgaaatcagaagaaaaagtgcTGAGGAAGGAGAACTAAAATCACAAATCAAATTCAGAGAGGTTAATTCAAGATGCCTGTCTCACTTAGGGGCTCTAGCAATGAGACATCTTGTATTTACACCTGGAATCAGTCATAGTAGTGAAAGCGTAGAGCTGTGACTTTGATGTCCATGTATTTGGCCATGTTTTGCCAGTAAGTAGCCTACAGGAGCAGGGCTCACGTGTAGGGCAGGCCAGACAGACTGAAACACCAGAAAGCAAGACCCCATAACCTCAAAATTGGCTTAGAAAGTATGATATCTTGGGGGAATGACCAGTGCAGTTTTAGCTAATGTTCTTCCAGTTATGACCTATATTTTAATAGTTTGAACCTAGAATTCTCCACAAGTGTCAAAGTAAGAAACGTTTATAACAGAAGCTAAAACTTTAACATATTAAATGTTCTGAGCTCAGGCTCTCCATTTGGGGATTTCAGCCTCAGGAAGACAGCTACTTACCACAGAAGGATAGTTGATGACAGAAATATGGAATCCGTATGGGAAACTGCCACCAATTCCCAGCACTAGAATCATTTGAAGTAGTCCTTGGAACTGAACCtgcaaagtgaaaacaaaaagctcaaTCAATTTCACGTTAAAAAGCTCAATCAATTTCACGTTAATgcactgcttttgtttctgcctGTGTTGTATCGTCAAGCATGATAAAGAACAGATCCTTTTAATACTCACCTCTTTCAGAGAAGCATGGGCTAAAAAGAGAATATATTAATTTGGAATAGCCTCTGTAATTGCACTAACATGAAACTCTTCCTGACTTTGATTTGTGATTTcacttatttctaaatattttcctttttctacatATTTAACCTGAAAGTAGATGCTTGTGTATTGAAGGGTTGGGTGTCTGAGGCTTGGCAGATACTTTCCGTCTATAATTGCCTTGGTCAAGAATTAGGGACTGAGATAGGCTGGCTGCTTTGATGAATGAAATAATTTACCTGTAAATAAGGAAAAGCATAACACGTAACTACTTAGACCTTTCTGAGGTAGGTGATACTACTGGGCTTCTGTCCAGCTTCCAAGCACCTGCAAGTCTTGGTGGAGTTATCCTCCAACAGCTTCGGCTGTACCTCGCAGACCGAACCTAGGCCAACTGTTATTTTAGCCCCATCAGGAGCTGTGCAGGGTCCCTGAGGTTTTGTtgcccttccttttttttattcagcaCATCACAGAGCAGGACAGTGGCACCATCTCTGCATAGAGGAcactgtgctctgtgctgttttcaCATCAGACATGAGCTTCAGGAGCTCACAGTGTTTTGGAGATCAGTGCATGGATGATGAGAAGCTGGTAGAAAATGCAATGAGACAGGAACAGAGTAAAGCACGTGTGACTAATGCTGGATTGGAAGGCATGTAGAAGAACTTCCCTTTTTCTGGTTCTTAGGTCCATCTTTCAAGGCCTTATTACTTAATTGGCCCACAGCTGGATTTCCCAAGTAATCAATTACAAGAACCAAGAAGCTAATGGACCAGAAGATTCTAAATTTCCTTCAAAATGCTGTCTCAGATTCAATGGATTTGCTAATCGGCAAGTTATCTCACCTCCCTcctcctatttattttttgcaatagGCTTAGAAATTGACAATGTTAATACTTGCAAAGGCAAGCAAAATAGCTTCTTGATGGCAGTTGAAAATTAGAGTGAGAAATGCTTATTATCATTTCTTCCCTGTTTCAGACTATGGTAGCTCTTGATGGATGATAATAATTGGGTGGATGAAATGAGGAGGctcatttcttttaaagcttGTCACGTATTTCATAGCCTTTTGGAGAACAGTTAATCCATTCATTACTTTAGAAATagccacagaaaataataagaGTACCTACTAGTTAGCATTATTTTCACTAATGCAGAAGGCAAAGTACAATAGCATTGTCAGTGGTGGAACTGTAAAGACTTTtgctagtttttattttatccttttgcAAGGTAAAGACCTTTTCATGGCCACAAGCCCCATTCCTCTTGGTGATGtttaaacacagaagagaaggaTGGCCTCTGTCCCAAAACAGCTTACAATCTTTAAGCAATCtagatatttattattatgttaattttgttctttaaaagtcCAGAACATGAGAAAAAGTGACCAGCTACTCACCAGGTCAGAGAAGAAGGTAGCCATCTCCTACGAAAGAGCTGATTCCTGTTGCTCACTGACTACTACCTgccaaaagaagcaaaagctcACATTATGCAATTAGCAACGTCAGTGAACTAGTCCCATGTTACTGAAGTTAAAGTTTACTTGAAAGGTTTTTGAGTTAATTACACATATTTCAGCTGTTGTACAAAGTTTAGAATTGCTGGATTAAATATTTCAACCAATGGTTACGTCTAGTCCAAGCATCCAAGACGGTCTCCCGTTCAAGGAACCCATACATTTTGTGAATTCCATCTTGTGCTAGACATAACCATTGGTTGAAGTATTTATTATATCAGGAGCAGAGACGTAGATTTTAATCAGAATTCCAATAGCTTtaacttgcttatttttcagtataagCTGAGAAATGGAGAGGCAATGTTATTGGGAATTTTAGATGTGGCTCTGACAGTGAACTATAGGACTTTGGCATATAGTGGGAAAGAGCTTAACACTTCTACAGCAGCACAACAGGCCTGAGCAGCTAAATGTTTAGGAGCAGCTGATTTTCCTTTGCCGGGAGAGGAAGATTCAACATCAGTCTTGTAACCTGCATAGTTGGAGTGCTGTCTCTTACTTCAGATAGAACATCTGCAGgctttaatttgatttatttgatGGTTAAGAGGGTTTTGCATGTATTAAATTGGTAAATGGCTCAGATATCATTTACCCTTTACACTTCAGttaaagaagatgaagaaatcagaaaaggCTTGTTGGATGCAAGTAGTCATAATAGAAAATACATCACCGGCAAAGAATATTCACAAATTCTCTGGTTAATGCCTGAAATGTAGCATGTAGTGTCACCTGGCCATTTGTCCCATCTCTGTGTGGTCCTCATAAAGAAGttgactttgtttttgttgtgagCTGAGAGTTCAcgtgttgttgttggttttttttattccagattGGCTTCTCCAGCAGAGAAGCCCAtgttagaaaacaaatgagatCATCCCTTTGATGctaagaattaatttatttttccataaagtcATGTAAAGTTGAAACAACATACAGTGCATCTACCAAAGGACAGACATGCCATGCTAATTCTAGTGCTGGCCTTGTTTAGATGGCACAGGGGGAAGACACAAGCAGGCAATGGTAGGTAGCTGCCAGCCTGGGACATTCCTTCTCAAACACTGCTGTTGCACTAATTTTCTTATGTTCTCTTTCCCCTACTTCTACTTATTTTGCATTATACATACTGTGACTTTTTGTCTATACTTTTGTACTTTAATTTTAGGATTCCTACTTTGGGCAGGTTGATAGTTTTCCTCCTGTAATGCACTTCTGCATTTACTTTGGTTAGGTGCTGTTACTGCTTCAGCGCTTATACAGCTTACGCTGTGCTGACGCGCCCTTCATTATGTGTGCAGTTTCATAATTACTGCTAACTAGGTTCTTACAGATATCCTTTAGTCATATTGTGATTGGAACAGTAGATCATCAGGCCATTTAGTTATTTATCTTGCAACCTTCTGGTCATTTGAGACACATATGCAAAGctaccctaagccttccttaATATAGTCCAACTAAccgatgtgtgtgtgtgtgtgtctgtctaATAGCAGTTCTCTGATCCAGTTTTAAAGTGTTTATATCCACCTCAGTTACAGGCAGTATTTGAGACGTGCCTTACCTATCAGCTGGTGTCTCTGAAAGAAACAGTGAGTGTTGTGCTCCTCAAGCTTCTCAGCAGTGACCTCTGTGCCTGCCACCTCCAGGAGCGCAGGCAGCGCTCTGACTTTCTGGATGGGCCTCACACAGTTCTCTGAAGTATCACTGATATGCCGTAGGTCCTTCTCAGATGACTCTGGGATACTGTTAGAAGGCTTTTGACAACTTTTATTCTTGCTGacacaaaaacatgaaagaaggCCTAGATTGCTAAGACTGAAATGAGTGAGCAGGGGTGCCAATGTAACTAGTCGTTGTGTTGTGTGCGATCAAGTATTGCAGATACTCCAGCTCTGTGCATTTGAACcatacatttttgctttttcatcccTCCACCAGGCTGTTACCGGAATACAGTTCTTGCTCCACTGAGCACAGACGAATGTTGACCTGTGCTCTAAACAGCTGTTCCACTTCGTTGTCACATTAATGTTCCATAGGGCATCTACTCGCTTCCTGCTGAGGAGCTGATGGAGAAGGCTTTCCTAACAGCCTCTAATGAATAACTGAGATCAGAGAAGTGGCTCACCAGAGAGTCACTCCAGCAATGCTACACGGTGCCACTCTGCTTATATTTCCAAAGAAGTCAGGTATTGTGGTAAGGGAATGAAGGATTTTCTTCAGAATGAATGGTTAGGAAAAGAGaattctgttttgcaaaagTTGAGGTTTCCTTTCTACAAGGAAAGATTTCCTTTCTATATTGTAAGTCATCTCCAGATGACTGGTAGTTTTTGATTATGTTGTTACATATATCGAACACTGTGAAAATTTTGGGGCTTTTCTGAGTTTATGGACTGTCTATGTTTCAAAGATTATCTTTTAGTGAGAGGTCTTAAACTTTACTCAATATGAAAGACAGAAGTAATGAAAAATCCTAGTCATGGAAGGATGTGTACACCTGTAACTTTTCTAGTCAGCTGTTCATGAGGGTCATCCTGCTGTTGGGGAAGAAACACTTGTGGAGGCCAGAAGTCTTATTATAAGTTCATCTgccatttttattatgtttaacatttccaatgaaaaataagcaacagTTAAAATGAACAATTGAATTCATATTTTGAATAGTGTCATCTTAGTTGAAGTAAATATGCCACTCAAAGCAATATCAGAGATACAAACACTTGCTCTATGTAAGGCTAGTGTGTTTAGATTCTAATTGGTATATTCTGCACCACTGTAAACCTTAGCCTTTTTCACATTCTTGCTAATAGTATTGCTTTGCTACCAGGATTGTGTGAACTTCCCATTAATAGaggaaaatgtgcagaaaattAGAcaatttctggagaaaaagaaaatcccatgAGCTTGcatatttcaaaaaatgtctCTTGTGAAATTAATCTTTGTGGTACTTTATAAGATTGTGGCCTATAAGGCTCACAAACTCTCTTGATCTTTAACTATatacagaagaaagaagaattagGAACTCAATTCATATGGCCTTGAACATCTTCCACAGTTTGAAGACCTGCAGTAATTGAACTGAAGCCCAGATGTTGGTTATAGATCAATGTGGGAACTGACATTGCATCCATTCCTGCAACAGTAATAATTGGGAATGGCACATGACACTAAATTTGGAAGTTAGAAAACATGCATATGATACATTTAACATACTctgtcattttgtttccttttctctgtgcaGACTGCCTTCTTGAAAAAATTGGCAAAATTCCTACGAGACTGTCATTAATCATAAATTATTGGTGGAAATGCCTTACACATTATGAGTTACAGTTCTCACTGTTACTGTAAAACTTACCTAGCTGTATGAGTCTGACAAAATATTCAAGGAATATAACATTTCCAGTCATCCCTCCAGCTGTCAGTATCTACGCTTGCATAGAACAACAACGGAAGAGTCTGTGCTGATTGCACGTCCCTGAAATAGGAGGCTGTGTGATCGCTTCCCAGTCACAGTAGAGAAATACACCCCAGAGAGGAGCCTTGCACACACCTGAAAGCTGGACGATGTCTTAGTTTTTGCTGACTGCCTGCTGTACATACAGCAAGGTATTTACAgctgtttttaacagaaactgTAAAACCACAGATACTCTTTTACTGCCAGGAGTTCCAGCCTGGGGTGGTTCTGCTGGTGTAAATTGTGTGCCAAAAGTCACACAAAGCAACTGTGGAAAGCAGCAGCTAAACTGCTGCCCACAAGGTAACTGTGGGAGCTCAGAGGTGATGATGCTGATGGACAAGATAGCAGAGAATGCCCGAAATGACTCCAGGTGCCTGTCTTTTCTGGCAACTGGGTTCCATCCATGACTTCATTAGCTGTATTGCCACTGAAACAAGCCCAGAGAAGAGCTGCATAACAAATTTTTATCCATACATTTTCATGGACAATTCTGAGCTTAGAATCAAATggttgattatttttctttaagcaaaaataattatattaaggTTAAGCTAAGCCAAGGAGGGCTGCTGATATGAAAAACTTCATTCCAAAAGGATTgaagaatgaaacaaacaaataaactagAATGAAAGTctgacaacagaagaaaaacatggctTTTAAGCATGGGAACCTGGGAAGGTTTGATTATTCAGTTGAGtctaaagaaacaaagaatttcTCTCCTACTcgattatttttattctttaatctGTCATGGACTGAAATCTAGCCAGAGGTAGCAGGCCAAGAACTTTACTATTCCCATTTCGGGAACACTCATAAATCAGAGAGAGACGGGAGATCATTGGTCTTCCCTTTTTGTGTGTTCAGCAGCGTATTTACAAATTCTGCATGTACTCTCAGTGTGTATTAATTGCTCTGTTATAAAAGAGATTTATACATCAGCAGGTTAAGCCAAGATGCTCTTGAGTCACCCAAGTCTATCCTGCTAATATCAGCCATCACC
This genomic stretch from Anas acuta chromosome 17, bAnaAcu1.1, whole genome shotgun sequence harbors:
- the LOC137841358 gene encoding solute carrier family 2, facilitated glucose transporter member 11-like isoform X1; the encoded protein is MATFFSDLVQFQGLLQMILVLGIGGSFPYGFHISVINYPSVHIRKFINETWIERHGSPLHPETIMLLWSFIVSVYGIGGFLGSLCCGYLTTKYRKKKCQMFTNLIMLVAALLMAFSKTAKSFEMILAGRFLYGVGTGFSLNIHPQYVGEISPKKLRGFTNSTVAVFLTLGKLTGQVVGLREILGSEALWPWLLASSGLSALVQLVTLPFFPDSPSYLLIQKGNEEAFRKAIRKLWGEGDHQAEIDDIMKEKAAVTSTKTLRVLEVIKERSLRWQLYILVTVMTTLQLCGINAIYFYSFEVFHTAKFEEYLIPYVSLGVGLCECLSSILCSTLIERFGRKVLLWGGYTLMCSVLALLTMTLSLQHQFFWLHYFSVILIFLFVFFYGIGPSGATVSIMVEIFSQSYRPSAFLIVGCINWMGLFVLGMIFPLIVDNLGPFCFLIFLGILVLSAIFIYLYLPETKGKSIMEIKAEFNKLNFGKKEISVTENNFPKEQLFCTKL
- the LOC137841358 gene encoding solute carrier family 2, facilitated glucose transporter member 11-like isoform X2, coding for MFTNLIMLVAALLMAFSKTAKSFEMILAGRFLYGVGTGFSLNIHPQYVGEISPKKLRGFTNSTVAVFLTLGKLTGQVVGLREILGSEALWPWLLASSGLSALVQLVTLPFFPDSPSYLLIQKGNEEAFRKAIRKLWGEGDHQAEIDDIMKEKAAVTSTKTLRVLEVIKERSLRWQLYILVTVMTTLQLCGINAIYFYSFEVFHTAKFEEYLIPYVSLGVGLCECLSSILCSTLIERFGRKVLLWGGYTLMCSVLALLTMTLSLQHQFFWLHYFSVILIFLFVFFYGIGPSGATVSIMVEIFSQSYRPSAFLIVGCINWMGLFVLGMIFPLIVDNLGPFCFLIFLGILVLSAIFIYLYLPETKGKSIMEIKAEFNKLNFGKKEISVTENNFPKEQLFCTKL